A single region of the Lysinibacillus sp. B2A1 genome encodes:
- a CDS encoding MFS transporter — protein sequence MESEQTMKKPPYGMISILFVGAFVAFLNNTLLNVALPTIMKDFGITYSKVQWLATGYMLVSGILVPASAFFVTRFKNRHLFIAAMSVFTIGTIMAGFAPNFEVLLAGRMVQAAGASSMSPLLMNVMLFSFPKEKRGTAMGIFGLVMISAPAIGPTLSGYIVEHHDWRMLFQMIIPFAVISLLFGIWKLENVMETRKVHLDLLSVLLSTIAFGGILYGFSTAGDKGWSSPWVYGPISVGFIALLIFIFKQLRMDQPLLNLRIYKYPMFALGSAISIIVSMAMFSGMILTPAYVQSIRGIDPFKAGLMMLPGALVMGIMSPITGKLFDKFGPRILAIIGLAITTVATFGLTKLELDSSYTFIVSMYSIRMFGISMVMMPIMTNGLNQLPQMMNPHGTAINNTVQQVAGAIGSAVMVTFMNNRTKATAQDLIAEAKANAAQSGAAPTPDQMQQMQDQIMQNALLDGITHSFFIAACVTVIAFVLAFFLKRVNIESAAAHMDLKKPTK from the coding sequence ATGGAAAGTGAGCAAACAATGAAAAAGCCCCCATATGGCATGATTTCGATTTTATTTGTGGGTGCTTTTGTTGCTTTTCTAAACAACACATTGTTAAATGTTGCACTACCAACAATCATGAAAGATTTTGGTATAACGTATTCAAAGGTACAATGGCTCGCAACAGGTTATATGCTAGTTAGTGGTATTCTAGTGCCAGCTTCAGCATTCTTTGTTACACGCTTTAAAAATAGACATTTGTTTATTGCAGCGATGTCAGTCTTTACTATCGGTACAATTATGGCTGGATTTGCACCTAACTTCGAAGTATTACTAGCAGGTCGTATGGTGCAAGCAGCAGGGGCTTCAAGTATGTCGCCGCTTTTAATGAATGTAATGCTATTTAGTTTTCCTAAAGAAAAACGCGGTACAGCAATGGGGATTTTTGGTCTAGTAATGATATCTGCGCCAGCAATAGGTCCTACATTATCAGGATATATTGTTGAGCACCATGATTGGCGTATGCTATTCCAAATGATTATTCCGTTTGCTGTTATTAGTTTGTTGTTTGGTATTTGGAAATTAGAAAACGTGATGGAGACACGTAAGGTTCATTTAGATCTACTTTCAGTACTATTATCAACAATTGCGTTCGGTGGTATTCTATATGGTTTCAGTACTGCGGGGGATAAAGGTTGGTCAAGTCCTTGGGTATATGGACCGATTTCAGTAGGTTTTATTGCCTTACTGATATTCATCTTTAAACAGTTACGTATGGATCAACCTTTGCTAAATTTACGTATTTATAAATATCCAATGTTTGCATTGGGTTCAGCTATCTCAATTATCGTGTCGATGGCTATGTTCTCTGGTATGATTTTAACTCCTGCTTATGTACAATCGATTCGTGGAATTGATCCATTTAAAGCAGGTTTAATGATGCTTCCAGGGGCACTAGTAATGGGGATTATGTCGCCGATTACAGGGAAACTTTTTGATAAATTTGGACCGCGTATCTTAGCCATTATCGGGTTAGCCATTACAACGGTCGCAACATTCGGGTTAACAAAATTAGAACTAGATTCAAGCTATACATTTATCGTGTCGATGTACTCAATTCGTATGTTTGGTATATCAATGGTTATGATGCCGATTATGACAAATGGTCTAAACCAATTACCACAAATGATGAACCCACATGGTACAGCCATTAATAATACTGTACAGCAAGTGGCAGGAGCAATTGGTAGTGCTGTAATGGTGACGTTTATGAATAACCGTACAAAAGCTACAGCCCAGGATTTAATTGCAGAAGCAAAAGCAAATGCAGCGCAATCAGGGGCAGCTCCAACGCCTGATCAAATGCAACAAATGCAGGACCAAATCATGCAAAATGCCTTATTAGATGGGATTACACACTCATTCTTTATAGCAGCTTGTGTTACAGTAATTGCCTTTGTACTTGCGTTCTTCTTAAAACGCGTAAACATTGAAAGTGCAGCTGCACATATGGATTTAAAAAAACCAACTAAATAA
- a CDS encoding TetR family transcriptional regulator — protein MKQSPRVLGRPRHNENAKPTKDIVLETATRLFIKEGYKNISMDDVAKACNVTKATVYYYYPTKGDLYTSALMAMMDRIRLAILHILEQPSPFKERLEQLVEVHLSATVDIDMKNFMREATINLSESQLKEVHVSENKIYQTIEQAMQLEMKRGTIRKGNATFFAHTFMAMMSIGYFKDGEGKRLFNTVQETAKEVTTFFWQSVRNNE, from the coding sequence ATGAAACAATCGCCGCGTGTTCTCGGAAGACCTCGCCATAATGAAAATGCAAAACCAACAAAAGATATTGTCCTTGAAACAGCTACAAGGCTTTTTATAAAAGAGGGCTACAAAAATATTTCGATGGATGATGTAGCAAAAGCTTGTAACGTGACAAAGGCAACAGTCTATTATTACTACCCAACTAAAGGCGATCTATATACATCTGCATTAATGGCAATGATGGATAGAATTAGACTAGCTATTCTACATATTTTAGAGCAGCCAAGCCCCTTTAAAGAACGACTAGAACAACTTGTTGAAGTTCACTTATCTGCTACAGTAGATATTGACATGAAAAACTTTATGAGAGAGGCGACAATTAATTTATCGGAATCTCAGTTAAAAGAAGTACATGTCTCAGAAAATAAAATCTATCAAACAATTGAGCAAGCAATGCAGCTAGAGATGAAGAGGGGTACAATTCGTAAAGGAAATGCTACCTTTTTTGCGCATACATTTATGGCGATGATGTCCATTGGATATTTCAAAGATGGGGAAGGAAAGCGATTGTTTAACACAGTACAAGAAACAGCCAAAGAAGTGACCACCTTCTTTTGGCAATCTGTTCGTAATAATGAATAA
- a CDS encoding ABC transporter ATP-binding protein has translation METIIQFQQVSKSFGAKQIIKNCNLSLREGEVAVIIGPSGCGKTTFLHLATKVLQPTSGQVTCFAQRLGYVFQEPRLLPWCTLYENVAFSCNGVVDKAQIINLLNRVKLENELATFPKQLSGGMKQRASIARAFACKPKLIMMDEPFSALDYWIKKELIQDVIDLIDNEHVSMLYVTHDYEEAATVADRIINIAQAKEGIYKEYILNVPRKQRSFDYIKNMEYQLLQQS, from the coding sequence ATGGAAACAATCATCCAATTTCAACAGGTATCAAAATCCTTTGGTGCTAAACAAATCATTAAAAATTGCAATTTGAGCTTACGAGAAGGTGAGGTAGCTGTGATTATCGGACCTTCAGGGTGTGGGAAAACGACCTTTTTACATTTAGCCACAAAAGTATTGCAGCCAACATCAGGACAAGTCACATGCTTTGCACAACGATTAGGTTACGTATTTCAGGAGCCGAGGCTATTACCGTGGTGCACATTATACGAAAATGTTGCTTTTAGCTGTAATGGTGTTGTAGATAAAGCTCAGATTATCAATCTACTGAATCGTGTCAAACTTGAGAATGAACTAGCTACGTTTCCAAAGCAATTATCTGGCGGTATGAAGCAACGGGCTTCCATTGCTAGAGCATTTGCTTGTAAACCAAAGCTTATTATGATGGATGAGCCTTTTTCCGCGTTAGATTATTGGATAAAAAAAGAGCTTATACAGGATGTTATTGATTTAATCGACAATGAGCATGTAAGTATGCTTTATGTAACACATGACTACGAGGAGGCAGCGACAGTTGCAGACCGTATTATTAATATCGCACAAGCGAAAGAGGGCATTTACAAGGAATATATATTAAATGTACCACGTAAACAACGTAGCTTTGACTACATTAAAAATATGGAATATCAATTATTACAACAATCATAA
- a CDS encoding class I SAM-dependent methyltransferase: MAISEQRLPTHLFLAKLGKTVLRPGGKEATNRILEACQLHKGSQVLEVATNMGTTAIHIAKTYKAKVIGIDINKDAVQKANDNIIHENIQHLVQIQQGNATQLPFEDASFDVVINEAMLTMLPQEMKEQALSEYMRVLKPGGILATHDLVIKAVNEENVLEEIQALRDVIIVKAQPLTKQHWQTLFENVGFQQIDAQTGELHLISLVGLVRDEGLDGLAHMIENARKKPEDEKYFLEIIEHFDMARQHFGHITVVAKKQG; this comes from the coding sequence ATGGCAATATCAGAACAACGTCTACCAACACATTTATTTTTAGCGAAATTAGGGAAAACGGTTTTACGCCCAGGTGGGAAAGAAGCAACGAATCGAATACTCGAGGCTTGCCAATTACATAAAGGAAGTCAAGTTCTAGAGGTTGCAACAAATATGGGCACTACTGCGATACACATAGCTAAAACATATAAAGCAAAAGTAATTGGCATAGATATCAACAAGGATGCTGTTCAAAAGGCAAATGACAATATCATTCATGAAAACATTCAGCATCTTGTTCAAATTCAACAAGGTAATGCAACACAATTACCCTTTGAGGATGCATCATTTGATGTAGTTATCAATGAAGCCATGCTCACAATGCTTCCTCAAGAAATGAAGGAACAGGCATTGTCTGAATATATGCGTGTTTTAAAGCCAGGTGGTATTTTAGCAACACATGATTTAGTTATAAAGGCAGTGAACGAGGAAAATGTGTTAGAAGAAATACAGGCATTGCGTGATGTCATCATCGTAAAGGCGCAGCCATTAACTAAACAGCATTGGCAGACATTGTTTGAAAATGTAGGTTTTCAACAGATTGATGCACAGACAGGTGAGCTCCATCTAATATCCTTAGTAGGACTTGTTCGTGATGAAGGCTTGGATGGTTTAGCTCATATGATTGAGAATGCTCGAAAAAAACCAGAGGACGAAAAATATTTCCTTGAAATTATTGAACATTTCGATATGGCTCGTCAGCATTTTGGACACATCACTGTTGTAGCAAAAAAGCAAGGATAA
- a CDS encoding pyridine nucleotide-disulfide oxidoreductase, translated as MSKEIVILGAGYAGVLTALTARKYLSADEAKITVVNQFPTHQIITELHRLAGGTIAEGAVALPLKKIFKGLDIDLQIAKVTKFNVDTKKVDLDTGYTLTYDTLVVSLGSQTGFFGIPGLEENSMVLKSVNDANKINRHIEDRIKAYAQSKDEADATIVIGGGGLTGVELVGEIVDNFPKIAAKHGVNFADLKIKLVEAGPKILPVLPDALIQRATESLTKRGVEFITGTPVTGVDGNVISLKDREPIVANTLVWTGGVAPLPIVGESGLAADRGKATINEFLQSTSHEDVFVIGDASVALPADGGRPLYAPTAQVAWQMGEFAGYNVFAQYKNQEMKSFSAVNSGTLASLGRKDAVATIGASNTELKGLPATLMKEASNIRYLTHIKALFGLAY; from the coding sequence ATGTCAAAAGAAATCGTCATCTTAGGTGCTGGTTACGCTGGCGTTTTAACTGCATTAACAGCACGTAAGTATCTATCAGCTGATGAAGCTAAAATTACTGTAGTAAACCAATTCCCAACACACCAAATCATCACTGAGCTTCACCGTTTAGCTGGTGGTACAATTGCAGAAGGTGCTGTTGCTTTACCACTTAAAAAAATCTTTAAAGGTTTAGATATTGATTTACAAATTGCGAAAGTAACAAAATTCAATGTAGACACTAAAAAAGTAGACCTAGATACTGGTTATACATTAACTTACGATACACTTGTAGTATCTTTAGGCAGCCAAACTGGATTCTTCGGTATCCCTGGATTAGAAGAAAATTCAATGGTACTAAAATCAGTAAATGATGCCAATAAAATTAACAGACATATTGAAGACCGCATTAAAGCATATGCACAATCTAAAGATGAAGCAGATGCAACAATCGTTATCGGTGGTGGCGGTTTAACGGGTGTTGAGCTTGTTGGTGAAATTGTAGACAACTTCCCGAAAATCGCTGCAAAACACGGTGTTAACTTTGCTGATCTTAAAATTAAACTTGTTGAAGCTGGTCCGAAAATCTTACCAGTACTTCCAGATGCACTTATCCAACGTGCTACTGAAAGCTTAACAAAACGCGGAGTAGAATTTATTACGGGTACGCCTGTAACTGGTGTAGATGGTAATGTTATTTCTCTTAAAGACCGTGAACCAATCGTTGCAAACACGCTTGTTTGGACTGGTGGGGTAGCTCCACTACCAATCGTAGGCGAATCTGGTCTTGCAGCAGATCGCGGTAAAGCAACAATCAACGAATTTTTACAATCTACATCTCACGAAGATGTATTTGTTATTGGTGACGCATCTGTAGCATTACCAGCTGATGGTGGTCGTCCACTGTACGCTCCAACTGCTCAAGTTGCGTGGCAAATGGGTGAATTTGCTGGCTACAACGTATTCGCACAATATAAAAACCAAGAGATGAAATCATTCTCAGCTGTGAACTCTGGTACACTTGCAAGCTTAGGCCGCAAAGACGCAGTTGCTACGATTGGTGCTAGCAACACAGAGCTTAAAGGTCTTCCAGCAACACTTATGAAGGAAGCGTCTAACATTCGCTATTTAACACATATTAAAGCACTATTCGGCTTAGCATATTAA
- a CDS encoding TetR/AcrR family transcriptional regulator, producing MNKRKRQIISAARDLFIEKGFVDTSINDIIGAAKISKGTFYNHFSSKNECLIAILDEGREEASNRRHELLYGKDPTDLEVLTQQVAVLMYVNREHNLIQIFESIFHSRDNELKKIIINYHLQELEWLANRLVQVFGEEISPISYECAVQTLGMINLTLRAVLIADYKYINREAIVRVALRNISVIIPAMLESKEIIVSVEMINTIQNVVNYKAVNKDTVIEQLRGFKKGLSKNETVEGLEYVEFLLEELQHEKPKLFIIESLLTPFRKAFVGTGHVAEARDIANSLWRYVKIEQPSERCKK from the coding sequence ATGAATAAAAGAAAAAGACAAATTATTTCTGCTGCAAGGGACTTATTTATTGAAAAAGGATTCGTTGATACATCCATTAATGACATCATCGGTGCAGCTAAAATTTCAAAGGGCACATTTTATAATCATTTTTCTTCTAAAAATGAATGCTTAATCGCCATATTGGATGAGGGGCGTGAGGAAGCAAGTAATCGTCGACACGAACTTCTATACGGGAAAGATCCTACTGATCTGGAAGTCTTAACACAGCAAGTGGCAGTACTTATGTATGTCAATCGTGAGCATAATTTAATTCAAATTTTTGAGTCTATATTCCATTCCCGGGACAATGAACTTAAAAAAATCATTATAAACTATCACTTACAAGAGCTGGAGTGGCTTGCAAATCGGCTTGTTCAAGTATTTGGAGAAGAAATTAGTCCAATCAGCTATGAATGTGCCGTGCAAACACTTGGTATGATTAATCTGACATTGCGAGCTGTTTTAATTGCTGATTATAAATATATAAATCGCGAAGCAATTGTACGTGTAGCATTACGCAATATTAGCGTCATTATACCTGCTATGCTTGAATCAAAAGAAATCATTGTCAGTGTTGAAATGATTAACACCATCCAAAATGTTGTGAATTATAAAGCAGTTAATAAAGACACAGTTATTGAGCAATTAAGAGGCTTTAAAAAGGGTTTATCTAAGAATGAAACAGTAGAAGGCTTAGAGTACGTGGAATTTTTATTAGAGGAACTACAGCATGAAAAACCAAAGCTTTTTATAATAGAATCACTTCTTACACCTTTCCGTAAAGCTTTCGTTGGAACGGGGCACGTAGCAGAAGCACGTGATATTGCCAATAGCCTTTGGCGATATGTAAAAATTGAGCAGCCATCTGAGAGATGCAAAAAATAA
- a CDS encoding MBL fold metallo-hydrolase, translating into MLLRYFYDEKLAHASYVVGCQAKGEMVIIDPMRNIEPYLALAEKEKMKIIGSLETHIHADFVAGSRELADRTGAIMYISDEGDDDWKYKNLEEIPHQLLKDGDEFVIGNLIFKVMHTPGHTPESISFLLTDRGGTADKPMGIFTGDFVFVGDIGRPDLLEKAAGMKGTSLVGAKAMFKSLERFKDLSDYMQIWPAHGAGSACGKALGAVPSSTVGYEKQFNWALQFDDEQKFINALLDGQPEPPYYFAIMKQVNKVGIELIKNLPIIQVVSSYVELSQLITEGKQVIDTRSSADFSKEHIAGTLNIPYNNSFTNWAGWLVDYSKPLYMLIAPDQLNDILTALRSIGIDNVEGYADIDKIIQEATSKDTYENITPLEAKPLIENGTVHILDVRNQTEYMAGHIENAQHIMVGTLKNRLNELQTDKKIIVQCQAGARSAIACSVLKANGIHDITNLTGGYTAWVQDVMNK; encoded by the coding sequence ATGTTATTACGCTATTTTTATGATGAAAAATTAGCTCACGCTTCTTATGTTGTAGGTTGTCAGGCAAAAGGAGAAATGGTTATTATTGATCCAATGCGTAATATTGAGCCTTATCTTGCGCTAGCAGAGAAAGAGAAAATGAAAATTATAGGTTCTTTAGAAACACATATACATGCTGATTTTGTTGCAGGTTCTCGTGAGCTGGCAGATCGTACAGGAGCGATAATGTATATTTCTGATGAAGGTGATGATGATTGGAAATATAAGAATCTTGAAGAAATTCCACATCAGCTATTAAAAGATGGAGACGAGTTTGTTATTGGTAATCTGATTTTTAAAGTTATGCATACACCAGGACATACGCCTGAAAGCATCTCCTTTTTACTTACTGATCGAGGTGGTACAGCTGATAAACCAATGGGGATTTTTACAGGTGACTTTGTCTTCGTTGGAGATATTGGACGTCCCGATTTATTAGAAAAGGCTGCTGGTATGAAGGGAACTTCATTAGTAGGAGCAAAGGCAATGTTTAAATCTTTAGAACGCTTTAAGGATTTATCTGATTATATGCAGATTTGGCCAGCGCATGGTGCAGGTAGTGCATGTGGTAAAGCATTAGGTGCTGTTCCATCATCGACAGTTGGATACGAAAAGCAATTTAATTGGGCTTTGCAATTTGATGATGAACAGAAATTTATCAATGCATTGCTTGATGGACAGCCAGAGCCCCCGTACTATTTCGCTATAATGAAGCAAGTCAATAAAGTGGGAATTGAGCTTATTAAAAATTTACCTATAATACAAGTAGTATCTAGTTATGTAGAGCTTTCTCAACTTATAACCGAAGGAAAGCAAGTCATTGATACGCGATCATCAGCTGATTTTTCAAAAGAGCATATCGCAGGTACATTGAATATACCTTATAATAATTCTTTTACAAATTGGGCTGGGTGGCTAGTTGATTATTCAAAGCCATTATATATGCTTATAGCACCTGACCAACTAAATGATATATTAACAGCATTGCGCTCAATTGGTATTGACAATGTTGAGGGCTATGCAGATATAGACAAAATTATACAAGAGGCAACATCCAAGGATACCTATGAGAATATAACGCCATTGGAAGCGAAGCCACTAATAGAGAATGGAACCGTTCATATACTAGATGTTCGTAATCAAACAGAATATATGGCTGGACATATTGAAAATGCCCAACATATTATGGTGGGTACACTAAAAAACCGTTTAAATGAGCTACAAACAGATAAAAAAATTATAGTACAATGCCAAGCAGGTGCTCGTTCAGCTATTGCTTGTAGTGTACTAAAAGCCAATGGAATTCATGATATTACTAATTTAACAGGCGGTTATACAGCCTGGGTACAAGATGTTATGAATAAATAG
- a CDS encoding pyridine nucleotide-disulfide oxidoreductase translates to MKTSFKVIIVGGGTAGISVAARLLRKSHALQGEIAIIDPAENHYYQPLWTLVGGGAANKWDSERKMASVIPQGAIWLKEAVSDFKPTENRVFTNNGTTYTYDFLVVAGGIEIDWNAIKGLKESLGSNSVCSNYSFEHVNYTWETIRNFKSGTAVFTHPNSPVKCGGAPQKIMHLAEDYFNRGNVRDNISIIFGSANPAIFDVLKYREALEKVIERKKIDARFRINLIELQADAKVAVFENLDTGVLEEIKYDMIHVTPYMCSPEFIRTSPLADENGWVDVNPYTLQHTRFQNVFGLGDNANLPTSKTGAAIRKQAPVLIDNLMALMRQQPMTQKYSGYSSCPIVTGYNKLILAEFDYSKEPVESMPFNQAVERASMYFMKKELLPVLYWDGMLKGTM, encoded by the coding sequence ATGAAAACTTCTTTCAAAGTAATCATTGTTGGAGGAGGAACGGCTGGCATTTCTGTGGCGGCACGTTTACTCCGGAAATCTCATGCTCTTCAAGGGGAGATTGCTATTATTGACCCTGCCGAAAATCACTATTATCAGCCACTCTGGACCTTGGTCGGTGGTGGTGCTGCCAACAAGTGGGACTCTGAACGTAAAATGGCTTCGGTTATTCCTCAAGGGGCGATTTGGTTAAAGGAGGCTGTTAGTGACTTTAAACCAACAGAAAATCGGGTGTTTACGAATAATGGAACAACCTATACATACGATTTTTTAGTGGTTGCAGGAGGTATCGAGATTGACTGGAATGCTATAAAAGGATTGAAGGAATCGCTTGGTAGCAATAGTGTATGTAGTAATTATTCTTTTGAACATGTGAATTATACATGGGAAACAATTCGTAATTTTAAATCTGGTACTGCGGTCTTTACACATCCTAATTCCCCGGTTAAATGTGGTGGTGCACCACAAAAAATTATGCATCTCGCAGAGGATTATTTTAATAGGGGAAATGTTCGAGACAATATTAGCATCATTTTTGGTTCTGCAAATCCTGCAATTTTTGACGTACTGAAATATCGTGAGGCACTTGAAAAAGTTATCGAGCGGAAAAAAATAGATGCACGATTCCGAATAAATTTAATTGAATTGCAGGCTGATGCAAAGGTTGCTGTTTTTGAAAATTTAGATACAGGTGTATTAGAGGAAATTAAATACGATATGATCCATGTCACACCATATATGTGTTCCCCTGAATTTATCAGAACAAGTCCTTTAGCAGATGAAAATGGCTGGGTAGATGTTAATCCATATACATTACAACATACAAGATTCCAGAATGTGTTTGGTTTGGGGGATAACGCAAATCTACCAACATCTAAAACGGGAGCGGCTATCCGTAAGCAAGCACCAGTATTAATAGATAATTTAATGGCTTTAATGCGACAGCAGCCGATGACACAAAAGTATAGTGGCTATTCATCCTGTCCAATCGTAACAGGCTATAACAAGTTAATTTTAGCAGAATTTGATTATAGTAAGGAACCTGTTGAATCCATGCCTTTTAATCAGGCAGTAGAAAGAGCAAGTATGTATTTTATGAAGAAAGAGTTACTCCCTGTTTTGTATTGGGATGGCATGCTAAAAGGCACTATGTAA
- a CDS encoding DNA-binding response regulator codes for MIRILVVDDHVLIRKGIVLLLENYKDVEVVGEAGDGAEAITQAIALEPDVMLMDVSIPNGLDGFTATEEILKQVANVKIIMLTMHNEVAYIQKAISLDAHGYILKNSQGGVLYEAIHAVYNGRIFYHVGIPQELITKLFKYKGQKGKCILTVREKEIVRLTVLGFTNVQIAEQLFISSKTVENHKSNIMQKLHLKSKAELIQYGLANSYL; via the coding sequence ATGATTCGTATACTAGTGGTAGATGATCATGTTTTAATCCGTAAGGGTATTGTTCTTTTATTGGAAAATTATAAAGATGTTGAGGTTGTTGGTGAGGCTGGTGATGGGGCGGAAGCCATTACTCAAGCAATCGCTTTAGAGCCGGATGTCATGTTAATGGATGTTTCCATACCAAATGGGCTAGATGGATTTACTGCTACAGAGGAAATTTTAAAGCAAGTGGCTAATGTAAAAATTATTATGCTAACAATGCATAATGAAGTCGCTTATATTCAAAAGGCAATTTCTTTAGATGCTCATGGCTATATTTTAAAAAATAGTCAGGGTGGAGTACTTTATGAGGCGATTCATGCTGTTTATAATGGGCGTATTTTTTATCATGTAGGTATTCCACAGGAGCTAATCACTAAATTATTTAAGTATAAGGGACAAAAGGGAAAATGTATATTAACTGTTCGGGAGAAGGAAATCGTTAGACTCACAGTGCTTGGTTTTACTAATGTTCAAATTGCTGAGCAACTTTTTATAAGTAGTAAAACAGTCGAAAATCATAAGTCAAATATTATGCAAAAACTGCATTTGAAGAGCAAGGCAGAGCTTATTCAGTATGGATTGGCGAATAGTTATTTATAA
- a CDS encoding Crp/Fnr family transcriptional regulator has protein sequence MSCQKEYCFSKVPIFQHLKTHEMEKISHIITHQHFDKGNIILLAGDHKKKLFIVRHGRAKVSHISTDGREYVVRVLEKGDFFGDVTLFKDEPQKSTVEALEKTEICSLDGEALMKILAGTPVTLFHMLAQLSTRLEETENHLSEAIYKEVGERLAAFILKSGATAKSDSFLLTMSKKDLASYLNTTRETLSRRLSAFQKEGYIMMTGKKITILNFAALENLL, from the coding sequence GTGAGCTGTCAAAAAGAATATTGTTTTTCAAAGGTACCGATATTTCAACATTTAAAAACACATGAGATGGAGAAAATTTCACATATTATAACACATCAACATTTTGATAAAGGAAATATTATCTTATTGGCTGGTGATCATAAGAAAAAACTATTTATCGTAAGGCATGGTCGAGCAAAGGTTTCACATATATCTACGGACGGGCGTGAATATGTTGTAAGGGTATTGGAAAAGGGTGATTTTTTTGGAGATGTGACCTTGTTCAAGGATGAGCCACAAAAATCCACGGTTGAGGCACTTGAGAAAACGGAAATCTGCTCTCTAGATGGTGAGGCGCTAATGAAAATATTAGCGGGAACACCTGTTACTTTATTTCATATGCTTGCCCAGCTTTCTACGCGTTTAGAGGAAACAGAGAATCATCTAAGTGAAGCAATCTATAAAGAGGTTGGCGAAAGACTTGCTGCTTTTATTCTGAAATCAGGGGCAACTGCCAAGAGTGATTCTTTTTTATTAACCATGAGTAAAAAAGATTTAGCGTCTTATCTTAATACAACTCGTGAAACATTAAGTCGACGTTTATCTGCATTCCAAAAAGAGGGGTACATAATGATGACTGGCAAAAAAATTACGATTCTTAATTTTGCTGCTTTGGAAAATTTATTATAG
- a CDS encoding ATPase: MLVLEEEQLKNKYLKQIFQYIQDGIIIMNHNREILMMNPSAKRLTGWKMGERVPYCSFCEKRKKSPGEQTCYLIERNEVPYFLSKMPTYHGSKIDVEMSTALIYTDSKTKEQEFLLVLRDQTLQLREEEARVSKFIIKKLIEAKEEEHKRLAQELHDGVGQSLFTISVALQAVEAYVKEHEKLHIYIEEVRNELEKVMNDIKSYSYQLRPHSLDQLGITPTLSTLVDSVQKVHSEISISLDADFRERCHPSVEINIYRVVQEALHNIVKYAKASKVIIRLEKKEEYLTLYIEDNGIGFNLQEVKKVGLGLKHMEERITLLGGSFNIISAHSQGTKIKISVPNWKDDYQ, encoded by the coding sequence ATGCTTGTCTTGGAGGAAGAACAGCTTAAAAATAAATATTTAAAGCAAATTTTTCAATATATTCAAGATGGAATCATTATTATGAATCACAATAGAGAAATTTTAATGATGAATCCTTCAGCTAAGCGATTAACTGGTTGGAAAATGGGGGAGCGAGTACCCTATTGTTCATTTTGCGAAAAACGAAAAAAATCTCCAGGAGAACAGACATGTTATTTAATAGAGCGCAATGAAGTTCCTTATTTTTTATCAAAGATGCCAACATATCATGGCAGTAAGATAGACGTTGAGATGAGTACGGCATTGATCTATACAGACAGTAAAACAAAGGAGCAGGAATTTCTCCTAGTTCTACGAGATCAAACACTTCAATTAAGGGAAGAAGAGGCAAGAGTTTCTAAGTTTATTATTAAAAAATTAATTGAAGCAAAGGAAGAGGAGCATAAAAGACTAGCACAGGAATTACATGATGGTGTCGGGCAATCATTATTTACTATTTCAGTTGCTCTGCAAGCGGTTGAAGCCTATGTAAAAGAACATGAAAAACTGCATATCTATATTGAAGAGGTTCGGAATGAACTTGAAAAAGTGATGAATGATATTAAATCATATTCCTATCAACTCCGTCCACATAGTCTCGATCAATTAGGGATTACTCCTACACTAAGTACACTTGTAGACTCTGTACAAAAGGTCCATTCAGAAATTTCTATCTCGTTAGATGCAGATTTTCGAGAGCGTTGTCATCCATCTGTAGAAATCAATATTTATCGTGTAGTACAAGAGGCACTGCATAATATTGTGAAATACGCCAAGGCTTCAAAGGTGATTATTCGATTAGAAAAGAAAGAAGAATATTTAACTCTTTATATAGAAGATAATGGTATAGGTTTTAATCTGCAAGAGGTAAAAAAAGTAGGACTTGGTTTAAAGCATATGGAGGAACGAATAACATTGTTAGGTGGAAGCTTTAATATAATTTCTGCCCATAGCCAAGGGACAAAAATTAAAATTTCAGTGCCTAACTGGAAGGATGACTATCAATGA